A stretch of Treponema vincentii F0403 DNA encodes these proteins:
- the mnmE gene encoding tRNA uridine-5-carboxymethylaminomethyl(34) synthesis GTPase MnmE encodes MNYTLDDEIAAIATALAPAALGIVRTSGKRSLEFISRFFSRPQALLQAKGHSLVYGWIHDEGVKIDEVVLCVYRAPKSNTGENAVEIICHGGPGVVKTVYRLCIKNGFRAAERGEFTFRSFIHGKADLTRAEAVREIIDSKTHTAQKKAAGRLSGNVFREIESVKSDLITALAALEVGIEYPEDEETIADSFDETLLKKPLSALQLLADSWQTEKIYQAGVRLVLAGKTNAGKSSLFNALLKEDRAIVSDIHGTTRDWLEAELDFKGIPAHIFDTAGLRATEDAIEAIGVRRSVELASAADIVLYLIDGTKPPAEEDIAFIRGNTVPLIIVQTKADKTGKVEPEVLPAALQRYPAVSLSSKTGAGMDRLIDTVVDLVTADTALPMPDGNVSLGTERQKEAVTAALEAVRYALEAGRSGYPLDAVIQDIEDAVHALGSVTGEVRSDDILDKIFSGFCVGK; translated from the coding sequence TTGAATTACACACTCGATGATGAAATTGCCGCTATTGCAACGGCATTGGCTCCTGCTGCACTCGGTATTGTGCGTACTTCCGGGAAGCGGAGTCTCGAATTTATATCCCGCTTTTTTTCCCGTCCTCAAGCCTTGTTACAGGCAAAGGGGCATTCACTGGTGTATGGCTGGATACACGATGAAGGTGTCAAAATCGATGAAGTTGTCCTCTGTGTCTACCGTGCTCCGAAAAGCAATACCGGTGAAAATGCCGTTGAAATTATCTGTCACGGCGGGCCGGGAGTTGTAAAAACCGTCTATCGACTCTGCATTAAAAACGGCTTCCGCGCAGCGGAGCGTGGAGAATTTACCTTCCGCTCGTTTATACACGGTAAGGCGGATTTAACCCGCGCGGAGGCAGTGCGTGAAATTATCGATTCAAAAACACATACTGCACAGAAAAAAGCAGCAGGCCGGCTTTCGGGCAATGTATTCCGGGAAATCGAATCCGTAAAGAGCGATTTAATAACGGCGCTTGCTGCTCTTGAAGTGGGAATTGAATACCCTGAAGATGAAGAGACAATAGCCGATAGTTTTGATGAGACTCTTCTTAAAAAGCCGCTTTCGGCGCTGCAGCTGCTTGCCGATTCATGGCAAACGGAAAAGATATATCAGGCAGGTGTACGGCTCGTGCTTGCGGGTAAAACAAATGCCGGTAAATCTTCTCTTTTTAATGCGCTGCTAAAAGAAGACCGAGCAATAGTGTCGGACATTCACGGTACTACCCGCGACTGGCTTGAAGCGGAACTCGATTTTAAGGGAATCCCCGCGCATATTTTTGATACTGCCGGTCTCCGCGCTACGGAAGATGCAATCGAAGCGATAGGGGTGCGGCGCAGTGTTGAGCTGGCATCGGCAGCCGACATTGTGCTGTATCTGATTGACGGGACAAAGCCGCCGGCAGAAGAAGATATTGCATTTATCCGGGGAAATACCGTACCGCTCATTATTGTGCAAACCAAGGCTGATAAAACGGGGAAGGTAGAGCCGGAAGTCCTGCCGGCGGCTTTGCAGCGGTACCCTGCCGTGAGCTTGAGTTCAAAAACGGGCGCCGGTATGGATAGACTGATCGATACCGTTGTCGATTTGGTAACGGCGGATACCGCGCTGCCGATGCCGGACGGAAATGTCTCGCTCGGTACGGAGCGGCAAAAAGAAGCGGTAACTGCCGCGCTTGAAGCCGTACGATATGCACTTGAAGCCGGGCGCAGCGGATATCCGCTCGACGCCGTCATTCAGGATATAGAGGATGCCGTCCATGCGCTTGGAAGCGTTACCGGCGAAGTACGCTCCGACGATATATTGGATAAAATATTTTCCGGCTTTTGCGTCGGCAAGTGA
- a CDS encoding adenylate kinase, giving the protein MKLVFLGPPGAGKGTLASEAAKYYGIPHISTGSMFRTAIKNHTQLGDKIKKIIDSGALVDDETTAALVKERLEQADARQGFILDGFPRTIVQAEMLERFCSLDAVINFDILDEAVIKRLSGRRLCPSCGKNFHIEFMKPRVEGICDNCRGTLVVREDDKIEAIVKRLETYREQTFPLIEFYKNKNLLITLDAQPAPEVILENFIKLFSRKP; this is encoded by the coding sequence ATGAAACTGGTATTTTTAGGCCCTCCGGGGGCGGGAAAGGGAACTTTAGCATCGGAAGCTGCAAAATATTACGGTATTCCTCATATTTCAACAGGTTCGATGTTCCGCACCGCTATAAAAAATCATACTCAGTTGGGAGATAAAATAAAAAAAATCATCGATTCCGGTGCACTTGTCGATGATGAAACCACAGCAGCTCTGGTAAAGGAACGATTAGAGCAGGCTGATGCCCGTCAAGGTTTTATTTTGGACGGCTTTCCGCGGACAATTGTACAAGCGGAAATGCTGGAAAGGTTTTGCAGCCTTGATGCCGTCATAAATTTTGATATTTTAGATGAGGCAGTTATTAAACGGTTGTCGGGTAGGCGGCTATGCCCTTCGTGCGGAAAGAATTTTCATATTGAGTTTATGAAACCGCGGGTTGAAGGCATTTGCGATAATTGCCGCGGTACATTGGTTGTCCGTGAAGATGATAAAATAGAAGCAATTGTAAAGCGGCTTGAAACCTACCGTGAGCAAACCTTTCCGTTAATTGAGTTTTATAAAAATAAGAATCTTCTTATAACTTTGGATGCTCAACCGGCTCCGGAAGTTATCTTAGAGAACTTTATTAAACTATTTTCCCGTAAGCCCTAA
- a CDS encoding late competence development ComFB family protein — MTIHNLMEDFVYNEVNKVFDAAKDKDEPWFTCNCMQCRLDTVCFVLNRIKPRYTASGRGMAHFLQIDQSEKNQLLADISTLAFEGMKTVLSTKRSHTSSEQVLPSGHVFNFPTITGRILDGQTFSPVFDIPVALYLEDTLVAQMNHLWDNPYTISQKTPGTYTFWPFPVLASELGEKRIFNFYIHAEREGYDPIHYHFKLGLVSDLSVKRELDAESCHTLPDLYLFNRV, encoded by the coding sequence ATGACAATACATAACCTTATGGAAGATTTCGTATACAATGAAGTAAACAAAGTCTTTGATGCTGCAAAAGATAAGGACGAACCGTGGTTTACGTGTAATTGTATGCAATGCCGTTTGGATACGGTTTGTTTTGTTTTAAATCGGATTAAACCGCGGTATACCGCTTCCGGTAGAGGTATGGCGCATTTTTTACAGATTGATCAGTCGGAAAAAAATCAGCTTCTTGCCGATATTTCGACATTGGCATTTGAAGGTATGAAAACTGTTCTGAGTACAAAGCGTTCCCATACATCCTCAGAGCAAGTACTGCCTTCCGGCCATGTATTTAATTTTCCAACCATTACGGGACGTATCTTAGACGGTCAAACGTTTTCTCCTGTTTTTGACATTCCCGTTGCTTTATATTTGGAAGACACCTTAGTTGCTCAGATGAATCACCTCTGGGATAATCCCTATACAATTTCTCAGAAAACACCGGGCACCTATACCTTTTGGCCGTTTCCCGTCCTTGCTTCTGAATTAGGAGAGAAACGTATTTTCAATTTTTATATTCATGCGGAACGGGAAGGGTATGACCCCATTCACTATCATTTTAAACTCGGGTTGGTAAGCGATTTGAGTGTAAAACGGGAACTCGATGCAGAAAGCTGTCATACTTTGCCTGACTTATATCTTTTCAACCGGGTATAA
- the rodA gene encoding rod shape-determining protein RodA, with product MNLRNITNFDYLLFLAVIALSVIGILFIYSSGVNSDGISVSNEYIKQLIWVSSGLVLLFAVAVYDYTKIADRSLLLYVITMLLLVYTRLFGKNVKGATSWIGIGDFGIQVSEFAKIIYILFLAWYLSRSQNEPELRRFIKAAVIMVIPMFLILLQPDLGTASVYLPIFLIMCFIAGIPLRYVFGVLGMTACTLIFTLLPLWERTILRRSSLAVKVLGNKNITLLIIFSVIGAGIIAAIGYLLLKKRYYYWIGYVFGILAVSLSGALVGSRVLKDYQMKRLIIFLDPNSDPRGAGWNIIQSMTAIGSGGKAGLGFLKGTQSHYRFLPEQSTDFIFSILSEEWGFLGGLLVFALYAIIFVRIFLTIKKTNDLFGKLIAAGIVGMLFFHFVVNIGMVMGFMPITGIPLLFLSYGGSSLWTAMIAIGLVVGIRLRQL from the coding sequence ATGAATCTTAGAAATATTACCAATTTTGATTATCTGCTTTTTTTAGCCGTAATCGCTCTATCGGTTATCGGTATTCTCTTTATTTATTCTTCAGGAGTTAATTCCGACGGTATATCGGTTTCTAATGAATATATCAAACAGCTTATTTGGGTGTCATCGGGATTGGTTTTGCTGTTTGCGGTTGCCGTGTACGACTATACAAAAATCGCCGATCGCTCTTTATTGCTCTACGTCATTACGATGCTCTTATTGGTTTATACGCGGCTATTCGGAAAAAACGTCAAAGGCGCGACAAGCTGGATCGGTATCGGCGATTTCGGCATACAGGTTTCGGAATTTGCAAAAATTATTTATATATTATTTCTTGCATGGTATTTGTCCCGATCCCAGAATGAACCCGAACTGCGCCGGTTTATAAAAGCTGCCGTTATTATGGTCATTCCAATGTTTTTAATTCTGCTGCAGCCTGACCTTGGAACAGCCTCCGTGTATCTTCCGATTTTTTTGATTATGTGTTTTATAGCCGGCATTCCGCTTAGGTATGTGTTCGGCGTATTGGGAATGACCGCTTGTACGCTTATATTCACACTGCTGCCTCTTTGGGAACGGACTATTTTGCGCCGGTCTTCTCTTGCGGTCAAAGTTTTAGGTAATAAAAATATCACGCTGCTGATTATTTTTTCCGTTATCGGTGCGGGTATTATTGCCGCAATCGGATACCTTTTATTAAAAAAACGGTATTATTACTGGATCGGTTATGTGTTCGGTATTCTTGCCGTCTCTTTGTCCGGTGCATTAGTCGGCAGTAGGGTGTTAAAAGACTACCAGATGAAGCGGCTTATTATCTTTTTAGACCCTAATAGCGACCCCCGCGGTGCAGGATGGAATATTATTCAATCGATGACGGCAATCGGTTCGGGCGGAAAAGCAGGATTAGGTTTTTTAAAAGGAACGCAAAGCCATTACCGTTTTTTACCTGAACAGAGTACGGACTTTATTTTCAGTATTTTATCGGAAGAATGGGGCTTTCTCGGCGGCCTTTTGGTATTTGCTCTTTATGCAATTATCTTTGTGCGGATATTCCTTACAATCAAAAAGACGAATGATTTGTTCGGTAAACTCATTGCAGCCGGTATCGTTGGAATGCTGTTTTTTCATTTTGTTGTAAATATCGGGATGGTCATGGGATTTATGCCGATCACGGGGATTCCGCTTCTATTTTTATCCTACGGCGGTTCTTCGTTGTGGACTGCGATGATTGCTATCGGGCTTGTGGTAGGAATAAGACTAAGGCAGCTGTAA
- the mrdA gene encoding penicillin-binding protein 2, with product MYEQDFQQINKRLKYFSIFVFCVLVIYIFRLFSMQIVQGAQFRKQSQTISQRSERIPAQRGEIFDRNANIPMVLNTNTFAVSVIPGEIPKAALPTVMARLAGLLQIPVAEVEKKLPQNIRRSFQSVEIRSNLPYEVITSLAENIDELPGVSWHSKPMRNYVETRSFSHILGYVGDITKEELKTFYNKGYTANTSIGKAGIEKYYDEWLRGEDGSEYRTVDAKGRLIENSTTVIPPKMGNNLILTIDRKIQELAEDALGPRIGAAVVLKPATGEILALVSYPYFDSNLFLNDNGNEMYAQLLHDTRNPLLNRAVNASYPPASTFKIVMSTAILAEKAFPPEKKVQCSGEVEYGNHLFRCHIRRPGHGYLDLRNALAQSCDIYYWTVCRDNLGIDKMVDYVRDFGYGKSAEIDLPSQASGQVPNPVWKERRFHEKWLGGDTMNMAIGQGFMLASPLQVANMVAMVVNGGVIYKPHLLKEVRSPGTNELVFEKKPEILQQSDIPPEVFAQVRADMRYTITDGTARYPMHNKIVQLAGKTGTAEVGLTDRWHSWMAAYGPYNAPAEDAVIVVVLVEAQNKWEWWAPYATNIIFQGIFADQTYEEALEALGGKRFAPAVRMRQE from the coding sequence ATGTACGAGCAGGATTTTCAACAAATTAATAAACGGTTGAAATATTTCAGCATCTTTGTTTTCTGTGTATTGGTGATATATATCTTTAGATTGTTTTCTATGCAGATTGTTCAAGGTGCGCAGTTTAGAAAACAGTCTCAAACAATATCGCAGCGTTCGGAACGGATACCGGCGCAGCGCGGAGAAATATTTGACCGCAATGCAAATATCCCGATGGTGCTCAATACCAATACCTTCGCCGTATCGGTTATTCCCGGAGAAATTCCTAAAGCGGCGCTGCCTACGGTAATGGCACGCCTTGCTGGGCTGCTTCAAATTCCTGTTGCAGAAGTTGAAAAAAAACTCCCGCAAAATATCCGCCGCTCCTTTCAGAGCGTCGAAATACGTTCCAATCTTCCCTACGAAGTTATTACCTCGCTTGCGGAGAACATCGATGAACTGCCCGGCGTGTCGTGGCATTCAAAACCGATGCGCAACTACGTTGAAACGCGCTCGTTCTCCCATATTCTCGGCTATGTCGGCGATATAACAAAAGAAGAACTCAAGACCTTTTATAATAAAGGCTATACGGCGAATACTTCGATCGGTAAGGCCGGTATCGAAAAATACTATGACGAATGGCTGCGCGGAGAGGACGGCAGCGAGTACCGTACGGTTGATGCAAAGGGACGGTTAATTGAGAACAGCACTACGGTGATTCCTCCTAAGATGGGAAATAATTTGATTTTGACCATCGACCGGAAAATTCAGGAATTGGCGGAAGATGCGCTTGGGCCGCGTATCGGTGCAGCTGTTGTATTGAAACCGGCAACGGGAGAAATCCTTGCCCTTGTGTCGTATCCTTATTTTGATTCCAATCTTTTCTTAAATGATAACGGTAATGAGATGTATGCTCAGCTCTTGCATGATACCCGTAATCCTCTATTAAACAGGGCGGTCAATGCAAGCTATCCGCCTGCTTCGACGTTTAAAATTGTTATGTCAACCGCTATCCTTGCGGAAAAGGCCTTCCCTCCTGAAAAGAAAGTACAGTGTTCCGGCGAAGTGGAATACGGTAACCATTTATTCCGCTGCCATATCAGGCGGCCGGGGCATGGATATTTGGATTTACGGAATGCACTTGCGCAGTCCTGCGATATTTATTACTGGACGGTATGCCGCGATAACCTCGGAATCGATAAGATGGTCGATTATGTCCGCGACTTCGGTTACGGCAAATCGGCCGAAATCGACTTACCGAGTCAAGCAAGCGGTCAGGTACCTAACCCCGTCTGGAAGGAGCGGCGGTTCCACGAAAAATGGCTCGGCGGCGATACGATGAATATGGCTATCGGGCAGGGGTTTATGCTCGCTTCTCCTTTGCAGGTTGCAAACATGGTGGCAATGGTTGTGAACGGCGGTGTAATCTATAAGCCTCATCTGTTAAAAGAAGTCCGCTCTCCCGGTACCAACGAACTTGTTTTTGAAAAAAAGCCCGAGATATTGCAGCAAAGCGATATTCCGCCGGAAGTGTTCGCACAGGTTCGAGCCGATATGCGGTATACGATTACCGACGGTACTGCACGGTATCCGATGCACAACAAGATTGTCCAGCTTGCAGGAAAAACCGGTACGGCTGAAGTAGGCCTTACGGATAGATGGCATTCATGGATGGCGGCTTACGGACCGTATAATGCCCCGGCGGAAGACGCTGTTATAGTTGTTGTACTGGTTGAGGCTCAGAATAAATGGGAGTGGTGGGCGCCTTATGCGACGAATATTATTTTTCAGGGTATCTTTGCCGATCAAACGTACGAAGAAGCCCTTGAAGCTCTCGGCGGTAAGCGCTTTGCACCGGCGGTAAGGATGCGGCAAGAATGA
- the mreD gene encoding rod shape-determining protein MreD, with protein MRRVVLWTIAAAFLLGIFETAILSHIRFLPALPDLILILVVYIALHNGTVAGVTAGFFSGLIFDFLSLAPMGLHSFVFTVLGFLYGLLYRKYNVRRFFFPFILGLSATFLKAGILFILNILFGQSIQVYNLLALTFWIEAAGNAVCAPLLFMLLGLFPNAFEIREL; from the coding sequence GTGAGAAGGGTTGTTTTGTGGACTATTGCCGCTGCCTTTTTGCTCGGTATATTTGAAACGGCTATTCTGTCTCATATCCGGTTTTTACCTGCGCTGCCCGATTTAATTTTAATTCTTGTGGTTTATATTGCCTTGCATAACGGAACCGTTGCAGGCGTTACGGCAGGTTTTTTTTCGGGACTTATTTTCGATTTTCTGTCCCTCGCGCCGATGGGGCTCCATTCTTTTGTATTTACCGTACTCGGTTTCCTTTACGGATTGCTGTACCGAAAATATAATGTACGCCGCTTCTTTTTTCCGTTCATACTCGGCCTTTCCGCTACATTTTTGAAGGCGGGTATTCTATTCATATTGAATATCCTATTCGGGCAGAGTATTCAGGTATATAATTTACTTGCTCTGACTTTTTGGATTGAAGCGGCGGGCAATGCCGTTTGTGCTCCGTTATTATTTATGTTACTTGGATTATTTCCGAACGCTTTTGAAATAAGGGAACTGTGA
- the mreC gene encoding rod shape-determining protein MreC, giving the protein MKRKFSFRIKLDVFLLIFLLIISSVLLTFSGGRFIIDFKSVGFSVAAGTENAVHSVSAFVTDTVSAVRELAELRSKYLELSEKLKDYELLQRSNADIRRENRELKELLGFADTIAYKNIPAQISGFDPDNLYSGIIINRGAKHGVRKNMPVLAFQGSNVGLVGKIVQTGRDSSMIIPIYDYQCYVAASVQTTKHRGLVNGQGTADLPLIMRYVQKRAKDEISIGDRILASGENDLFPKDSPIGVVTGIRVHDYETYLELTVQPIIDFSRLDYVFVLDMSGTNEGAAE; this is encoded by the coding sequence ATGAAAAGAAAATTTTCATTTAGAATAAAGCTTGATGTTTTTTTGCTGATATTTCTGCTCATCATATCTTCCGTTTTACTGACCTTTTCCGGCGGCCGGTTTATCATCGATTTTAAATCGGTCGGTTTTTCGGTTGCCGCTGGGACGGAGAACGCAGTGCATTCGGTGTCGGCATTCGTAACGGATACGGTGTCGGCAGTGCGGGAACTTGCGGAACTGCGTTCAAAGTATCTGGAGCTCAGCGAAAAACTAAAAGACTACGAGCTTTTACAGCGTTCCAATGCCGATATACGCCGCGAAAACAGAGAATTGAAAGAACTTCTCGGTTTTGCGGATACGATTGCCTATAAGAATATTCCGGCGCAGATTTCCGGATTTGATCCCGATAATCTCTATTCCGGCATTATCATTAACCGCGGTGCAAAACACGGCGTGCGTAAAAATATGCCGGTACTGGCGTTTCAGGGCAGTAATGTCGGCTTGGTCGGTAAAATAGTACAAACCGGCAGGGATAGCAGTATGATTATCCCAATATATGATTATCAATGTTATGTTGCCGCATCCGTTCAAACGACAAAACATCGGGGGTTGGTGAACGGTCAAGGTACGGCCGACCTTCCGCTGATTATGCGCTATGTACAAAAACGGGCTAAGGACGAAATAAGCATCGGCGATAGAATTCTTGCATCGGGTGAAAATGACTTGTTCCCTAAAGACAGCCCTATCGGTGTCGTAACCGGTATTAGAGTGCATGATTATGAAACCTATCTTGAGTTGACGGTACAGCCGATTATCGATTTTTCCCGGCTTGATTATGTATTTGTACTGGATATGTCGGGGACTAACGAGGGGGCGGCAGAGTGA
- a CDS encoding rod shape-determining protein — protein MGFFKRFSADIGIDLGTCNTIIYIKGKGIVVNEPSVVAVERGTKSVVAVGAEAKRMLWRTPGNIIAIRPLKDGVIADKDTTEKMIRYFISKILPRHRLIKPRMVIGIPSCITDVESSAVHESALKAGAGSVEVLEESLAAAIGANIPITEPAGNMVCDIGGGTTEVSVISLLGMVVTNAIRVGGDEFDQAIIKHIRSVHNLIIGEQTAERLKIEIGNAFPEKNMERVEIKGTDAITGLPRRLEIDSVEVREALREPITQIVEEIKTTLAQTPPELAADIVERGIVMTGGGSLLKGLPKLISKEAHVPVILAENPMDCVAIGAGKYYDVYKDMSGNRSLYESLNR, from the coding sequence ATGGGCTTTTTTAAAAGATTTTCTGCCGATATAGGCATCGATTTAGGAACCTGTAATACTATTATCTATATAAAAGGGAAGGGGATTGTCGTTAATGAACCTTCGGTTGTCGCTGTGGAGCGCGGGACAAAATCGGTAGTGGCGGTCGGCGCCGAGGCTAAACGGATGCTGTGGAGAACGCCCGGTAATATTATCGCTATCAGGCCGCTGAAAGACGGTGTTATAGCTGATAAAGATACGACTGAAAAAATGATCCGGTACTTTATTTCCAAAATTCTGCCGCGCCACCGGCTTATTAAGCCGCGCATGGTTATCGGAATACCGAGCTGTATTACCGATGTGGAAAGCAGCGCCGTACACGAAAGCGCGTTGAAAGCGGGGGCAGGCAGCGTCGAAGTGCTTGAAGAATCGCTTGCAGCGGCCATCGGCGCGAATATCCCGATTACCGAACCTGCCGGCAATATGGTATGCGATATCGGCGGCGGTACAACGGAAGTGTCGGTTATTTCGCTGCTCGGCATGGTTGTTACCAATGCAATCCGCGTCGGCGGCGACGAATTCGATCAGGCTATCATTAAGCACATCCGTTCCGTGCACAACCTCATCATCGGCGAGCAAACTGCCGAGCGTCTTAAAATTGAAATCGGTAATGCGTTCCCCGAAAAGAATATGGAGCGTGTAGAAATTAAAGGAACGGACGCCATTACCGGACTCCCCCGCCGCCTCGAAATCGATTCGGTGGAGGTACGCGAGGCGCTGCGCGAACCCATTACCCAGATTGTCGAAGAGATAAAAACAACGCTCGCTCAAACTCCTCCGGAACTGGCGGCGGATATTGTCGAGCGGGGCATCGTAATGACCGGGGGCGGGTCTCTGCTGAAAGGTTTGCCCAAACTTATCTCTAAGGAAGCGCACGTCCCGGTTATCCTTGCCGAAAACCCCATGGACTGCGTGGCGATCGGCGCCGGGAAATACTACGATGTGTATAAGGATATGTCGGGTAACCGCAGTTTGTACGAGAGTTTAAACCGCTAA
- a CDS encoding tetratricopeptide repeat protein, producing MKSRQHGSTQYSSKSHIVRYVLLFLCIAFIVAGAVFFLGIYRSRYFRVPSMNTVYTDWEHNDYAEVYAKTAQILEKRPMDGTALALHGFAAYYLFAEQTDLSIGADYLTAAIVHLRRALYLTKDKDIPKIAYVLGKAYYQQGYYYADLAVKYLDEAYTGGIDASDLSEFRGMAASLLGDTDKAIEAFTQALAVNPSDFVLYAVAENYKKKGDIQNAKLYLFETIKKTGDAVLEVRCRNQLGLLFLEENKPEEALEQFNTVLEKDVNSADAHYGLGLIYEMQGDMIKARYEWRSAIRLNPIHAETRAKLNIK from the coding sequence ATGAAATCGAGGCAGCACGGCAGCACACAGTATTCTTCCAAATCGCATATCGTACGGTATGTGCTTCTTTTTTTGTGCATTGCCTTCATTGTTGCCGGTGCGGTATTTTTTCTCGGCATTTATCGGTCGCGTTATTTCCGTGTACCTTCGATGAACACAGTGTATACCGATTGGGAACATAACGATTATGCGGAAGTGTATGCAAAGACCGCGCAAATCTTAGAAAAGCGGCCGATGGACGGAACTGCGCTTGCACTGCACGGGTTTGCAGCCTACTATCTTTTTGCCGAACAAACCGACTTATCCATCGGCGCCGACTATCTTACTGCAGCCATCGTGCATTTACGCAGGGCTCTTTATCTGACGAAAGATAAAGATATTCCTAAAATCGCTTATGTGCTCGGTAAGGCCTATTACCAACAGGGGTATTACTACGCAGATCTTGCCGTCAAGTATTTGGATGAGGCCTATACCGGCGGTATCGATGCAAGCGATTTATCCGAATTCCGCGGTATGGCGGCTTCTTTATTAGGCGATACCGATAAGGCGATAGAGGCGTTTACGCAAGCGCTTGCGGTGAATCCTTCGGATTTTGTGCTGTATGCCGTGGCGGAAAATTATAAAAAGAAGGGCGATATACAAAATGCAAAACTCTATCTTTTTGAAACGATAAAAAAAACCGGCGATGCCGTGCTGGAGGTACGGTGCCGGAATCAGCTTGGGCTTCTCTTTTTGGAGGAGAACAAGCCGGAAGAGGCGCTGGAGCAGTTTAACACCGTGCTCGAAAAAGATGTCAATTCTGCAGATGCGCATTACGGTCTGGGTCTGATATATGAAATGCAAGGGGATATGATAAAAGCGCGGTATGAATGGCGCTCTGCAATACGGCTGAATCCCATACATGCGGAAACGCGTGCAAAATTAAATATAAAATAG
- a CDS encoding zinc ribbon domain-containing protein: MVTAEIFDKLRELQDILARKNQLDTEILEAPQLLVKQEELLARYKTNYIKKNTDDEAIRQTIGTLKAELFETEQKRERAEKGMDGITTQREYDALDREIQESTKKEAELRKEILKNEANHKRLDEEIKNEEALIKQQEQELDERKAMIEKEIAEKKAELAELAEGEQRIAPDLDSDTLFKFDRIIKNKQGIGIVPVQGNVCMGCHMILSAQFAIEVREGKNIMYCPYCSRILYYQESGQDSAEDMIFDDMDMGSLADLDDSSDYDESESGED, encoded by the coding sequence ATGGTTACAGCGGAGATTTTTGATAAACTGCGTGAATTGCAGGATATTCTTGCACGGAAGAATCAGCTTGATACTGAAATTTTAGAGGCGCCGCAACTGTTGGTAAAACAGGAAGAATTGTTGGCGCGGTATAAAACCAATTATATTAAGAAGAATACCGATGATGAAGCGATACGGCAAACAATCGGTACATTGAAAGCGGAGTTGTTTGAAACCGAACAGAAGCGCGAACGTGCCGAAAAAGGTATGGACGGCATTACGACGCAGCGGGAATACGATGCCCTCGATCGGGAAATTCAGGAGTCAACCAAAAAAGAAGCGGAATTGCGGAAGGAAATCCTGAAAAACGAAGCGAATCACAAACGGCTTGACGAGGAAATTAAAAACGAAGAGGCGCTGATTAAGCAGCAAGAGCAGGAGCTTGATGAACGGAAGGCAATGATCGAAAAGGAAATTGCCGAAAAGAAAGCTGAACTCGCCGAACTCGCCGAAGGGGAACAGCGGATTGCTCCCGATCTGGATAGCGATACGTTGTTTAAATTCGATCGTATTATCAAAAATAAACAGGGCATCGGTATTGTTCCCGTTCAAGGTAATGTCTGTATGGGCTGCCACATGATCCTATCGGCTCAATTTGCTATTGAAGTACGGGAAGGAAAAAATATCATGTACTGCCCCTATTGCAGTAGAATTCTGTATTATCAGGAAAGCGGGCAGGACTCTGCTGAAGATATGATTTTTGACGATATGGATATGGGCAGCTTAGCCGACTTGGACGATTCGTCCGATTATGATGAATCCGAAAGCGGCGAGGATTAA